A section of the Bacillus sp. HSf4 genome encodes:
- a CDS encoding TetR/AcrR family transcriptional regulator, with the protein MTEQTKSRDKILRTASRLFRKQGYHATGLAQITAESGAPRGSIYYYFPGGKEELAAEAIKLTGERIKTYISSTLSREADPVKAFQTYMQTMADGVKAHMMEENDDIPIVSVASETWSFSETLRKTCDQVYQDWQLVYQEKLTQSGFPKEKAACLSIAIQAMIEGAYVLSVTKKNGRPLSAAAQQIPYMLQQ; encoded by the coding sequence ATGACGGAGCAAACAAAAAGCCGCGACAAAATCCTGCGCACGGCTTCCAGGCTGTTCCGCAAACAGGGCTACCATGCGACTGGACTGGCCCAGATAACGGCAGAAAGCGGAGCCCCAAGAGGATCGATTTATTACTACTTCCCCGGAGGCAAAGAAGAGCTTGCCGCCGAAGCCATCAAATTAACGGGTGAACGGATCAAAACCTATATATCATCAACTCTCAGCCGGGAAGCGGACCCTGTAAAAGCGTTTCAAACATACATGCAAACGATGGCTGACGGCGTAAAAGCGCACATGATGGAAGAAAACGATGATATCCCGATTGTCTCAGTCGCTTCAGAAACGTGGTCTTTCAGCGAGACGCTGCGGAAAACGTGTGATCAAGTTTATCAAGATTGGCAGCTTGTCTATCAGGAAAAACTGACACAATCAGGCTTTCCCAAAGAAAAAGCGGCTTGTTTGAGCATTGCGATTCAGGCGATGATAGAAGGCGCTTATGTACTCTCCGTGACGAAAAAAAACGGCCGGCCGCTGAGCGCGGCTGCTCAACAAATTCCATATATGCTTCAACAATAA